One genomic segment of Marinitoga piezophila KA3 includes these proteins:
- a CDS encoding peptidase U32 family protein → MKKVELLSPAGNMEKLKMVFRYGADAAYLGGKFFNLRALAGNFSNEEIVEAVKYAHSLGKKIYVTLNIIAHNNEIEKVADYAKFLESAGVDAVIVADLGVFKIVRDNTDLEINVSTQASNTNWMSVKVWHEMGAKRIILARELSLKEIREIREKVPDVELEVFIHGAMCMSISGRCLLSNYLTGRDANRGACAQPCRWKYHLVEENRPGEYYPIYEDERGTFIMNSRDLCTIEFIDQILDTGIDSLKIEGRMKGIYYGAIVTKVYREAIDKYYEGNFKYDPKWMEYLNSVSNRKYTKGFFFGNPGAEGQNYDSSSYNKTHEIVAKVLGKSRDGKSILEIRSKIAVGEEVEIIKPVGDPIKIKMPEMIKMRKGQEEGKIEIANPNVIVKVDLDLEEMDILRKKLQK, encoded by the coding sequence ATGAAAAAGGTTGAACTTCTTTCTCCAGCCGGAAATATGGAAAAATTAAAAATGGTTTTCCGCTATGGTGCTGATGCAGCTTACCTTGGCGGAAAATTTTTCAATTTAAGAGCTCTGGCTGGAAACTTCTCAAATGAAGAGATAGTAGAAGCTGTAAAATATGCTCATTCTCTTGGGAAAAAGATATATGTTACTTTAAATATAATAGCTCATAATAATGAAATTGAAAAGGTTGCAGATTATGCTAAATTTCTCGAATCTGCTGGTGTAGATGCTGTTATAGTTGCAGATTTAGGTGTTTTTAAAATAGTTAGGGACAATACAGATCTTGAAATAAATGTAAGTACTCAGGCAAGTAATACCAACTGGATGAGCGTAAAAGTGTGGCATGAAATGGGAGCAAAAAGAATTATTTTAGCTCGTGAATTATCATTAAAAGAAATTCGCGAAATAAGGGAAAAAGTACCTGATGTTGAGTTGGAAGTTTTTATACATGGTGCAATGTGTATGTCTATTTCAGGAAGATGTTTGTTGAGTAATTATTTAACAGGAAGAGATGCCAATAGAGGAGCATGTGCTCAACCTTGCAGATGGAAGTATCATCTTGTTGAAGAGAACAGACCAGGTGAATACTATCCTATTTATGAAGATGAAAGAGGAACATTTATAATGAATTCCAGGGATCTTTGTACAATAGAGTTTATTGATCAGATTTTGGATACTGGTATTGATAGTTTAAAGATAGAAGGAAGAATGAAGGGAATATACTACGGTGCAATAGTAACAAAAGTATATAGAGAAGCAATAGATAAATATTATGAAGGTAATTTTAAATATGATCCTAAATGGATGGAGTATTTAAATTCTGTAAGTAACAGAAAATATACAAAAGGATTCTTCTTTGGCAATCCTGGAGCAGAAGGTCAAAATTATGATTCTTCATCATATAATAAAACACATGAAATTGTTGCAAAGGTCCTTGGTAAAAGCCGAGATGGTAAATCAATACTTGAAATTAGAAGTAAGATTGCAGTAGGCGAAGAAGTTGAAATTATAAAACCAGTTGGCGATCCAATAAAAATAAAAATGCCGGAAATGATTAAAATGAGAAAGGGCCAGGAAGAAGGAAAAATAGAAATAGCTAATCCAAATGTAATAGTAAAAGTCGATCTTGATCTAGAAGAAATGGATATATTAAGAAAAAAGCTCCAGAAATAA
- a CDS encoding FKBP-type peptidyl-prolyl cis-trans isomerase, producing the protein MKVQKGNTVKLHYKGTLNDGTVFDSSEGREPLEFTAGAGQVIPGFDKAVMDMEVGEKKTFTIPAEEAYGEYSEEKVFELPRQSFPPNIDEAVGQTVQLADQSGNVFLAKILEVTDEMVKMDTNHPLAGKDLTFEIEIVEIN; encoded by the coding sequence ATGAAAGTACAGAAAGGAAATACTGTAAAGTTACACTACAAAGGGACATTAAATGACGGAACTGTTTTTGATTCATCAGAAGGAAGAGAACCATTAGAATTTACAGCAGGTGCAGGACAGGTAATTCCAGGATTTGATAAAGCTGTTATGGATATGGAAGTTGGAGAAAAAAAGACATTCACTATTCCTGCTGAAGAGGCATATGGAGAATATTCTGAAGAAAAAGTATTTGAATTACCAAGACAGAGTTTTCCACCTAATATAGATGAAGCAGTTGGCCAAACAGTACAACTTGCAGATCAATCAGGAAATGTATTCCTTGCTAAAATCCTTGAAGTTACAGATGAAATGGTAAAAATGGATACAAATCATCCTCTTGCAGGTAAGGATTTAACCTTTGAAATTGAAATTGTAGAAATTAACTAA
- a CDS encoding DUF2225 domain-containing protein, which translates to MGDFWEDTTSCPLCGKAFPYTKIKIDSIRIEKYDDDLKPTYRGPNPLHFSILTCPKCGFTYFNGDDDLFKRIGKDTKKDLKEYLKRVRDKMGKIDNSKNKSIDFLKKQYALAGIVYKIVNNPGRIARTFIRLAWIFREEGKEMAELKMLVSAVEILEKNFKDLNSDEDLIMYYFFKGYTNYRIGKKKEAKEFFNKLVGRYKNSKNPYVKQAEKLKGDL; encoded by the coding sequence ATGGGTGACTTCTGGGAAGATACCACATCCTGTCCGTTGTGCGGCAAAGCGTTTCCATATACAAAAATAAAAATTGATAGTATTAGAATTGAAAAGTACGATGATGATTTAAAGCCGACGTATAGAGGTCCTAATCCTCTTCATTTTTCAATTTTAACATGTCCTAAATGTGGATTTACTTACTTTAATGGTGATGATGACCTGTTTAAGAGAATAGGTAAGGATACAAAAAAAGATTTAAAAGAATATTTAAAAAGAGTTAGAGATAAAATGGGGAAAATAGATAATAGTAAGAATAAAAGTATAGATTTTTTGAAAAAACAGTATGCACTTGCTGGAATTGTGTATAAAATAGTAAATAATCCTGGAAGAATAGCGAGAACGTTTATACGTTTAGCATGGATATTCAGAGAAGAAGGAAAAGAAATGGCAGAATTAAAGATGCTGGTTTCTGCAGTTGAAATCCTTGAAAAGAATTTTAAGGATTTAAATTCTGATGAGGATTTAATAATGTATTACTTCTTTAAAGGATATACAAATTATAGGATAGGAAAGAAAAAAGAAGCCAAAGAATTTTTTAATAAATTGGTTGGAAGATATAAAAATTCAAAGAATCCATATGTAAAACAGGCAGAAAAGTTGAAAGGGGATCTGTGA
- the ftsY gene encoding signal recognition particle-docking protein FtsY: MGFFNKIAEGLKKTRDKFFGNIKTLFAGRKLDDEVLEELEEIMILSDMGVEATEDILKELKERYKKENSDDPLLLLRDIMVEHLKDEPLSFNPDKKPFVILVVGVNGTGKTTTIAKLGKLYKDKGHDVVFAAGDTFRAAAIEQLKEWGNRLGIDVIAHTHGADAAAVAFDALNHAVAKGRDIVIIDTAGRLHTKQNLMEELKKIKRVIQKVIPDAPHETLLVLDGTTGQNGIIQAKVFKETTDLTGIVVTKLDGTAKGGIAFAINQELDIPIKLIGVGEKADDLQIFDPKTYCNALLGIEEK; this comes from the coding sequence ATGGGATTCTTTAATAAAATTGCAGAAGGACTTAAAAAAACAAGAGATAAATTTTTTGGAAATATTAAAACACTCTTTGCTGGAAGAAAACTTGACGATGAAGTCTTAGAAGAATTGGAAGAAATTATGATTCTTTCAGACATGGGAGTCGAAGCAACAGAAGATATTCTTAAAGAATTAAAAGAACGATATAAAAAAGAAAACTCAGACGATCCTTTATTACTATTAAGAGATATTATGGTTGAACATTTAAAAGATGAACCTTTGTCATTTAATCCAGATAAAAAACCGTTTGTAATACTTGTTGTCGGTGTAAACGGAACAGGAAAAACCACTACCATTGCAAAACTTGGAAAATTATACAAAGACAAAGGACATGATGTGGTATTTGCTGCAGGTGATACATTTAGGGCAGCTGCTATTGAACAATTAAAGGAATGGGGTAATAGATTAGGTATTGATGTAATAGCCCATACACATGGTGCTGACGCTGCTGCTGTAGCTTTCGATGCATTAAATCATGCTGTCGCTAAAGGAAGAGATATAGTAATAATAGATACTGCCGGAAGATTGCATACAAAACAGAATCTTATGGAAGAGTTAAAGAAAATAAAAAGGGTTATTCAAAAGGTTATTCCAGATGCTCCACATGAAACCTTACTTGTACTCGATGGAACTACCGGCCAAAACGGTATTATTCAGGCAAAGGTGTTTAAAGAAACAACTGATTTAACCGGAATTGTGGTTACAAAATTAGACGGAACAGCAAAAGGCGGTATTGCTTTTGCTATTAATCAGGAATTGGATATTCCTATTAAATTAATAGGCGTCGGAGAAAAAGCCGATGACCTTCAAATTTTTGATCCAAAAACATATTGTAATGCTCTCTTAGGAATTGAAGAAAAATAA
- a CDS encoding methyl-accepting chemotaxis protein, producing MNSIRRKILIVFSTIIISAGAFVGFFLYFYLSASLESLIEENSFSILEQQASQVEMFFNSLIHEMTLISNKKIFKNMNMTDSIAILKKDNEILDDYSMLFIADKDGNAYTTTNVKTNIADRDYFKKIMNGNDIAISDVLISKADGTSIIVIAHSIRDENNKTIGLVGGTISLEKFLNFVSTSAEGNYSFILDSHGTMIAHTIKKFIGSSVFNLNYKGLSEIAQKMINGEKGYGEITVENNQKRILIYAPIKSMNWSVAVSIPKSALLAKLRGIVNFFVLIVILAASVAVIVSILLGNSIAKPLEKLSNDVKKFGEGDLTIKFSARGKDEIARIAESLNYMANNLRNYLISVRKSASDLEESAVELEENARIQSTQMAKITEKTEDMDKSSNLVSSSIEEMNSGVEEISASAQNISENSQNLYEEAKDVSQTATEGSESISKIITTITNAVKQSDITINTVQNLANKAQNIEQIVETIENITEQTNLLALNAAIEAARAGEAGKGFAVVADEIRKLAEESKRATEQIAEILGEIKDGADDASDATSKTGEIIKDVEAEANIVAEKFSNITQKIQNITVNIENLSASAEQQGSSTEEIAMGMDRITREIINISDEITEIADSIENQNISLQKLEDITERLSEKAQILVDGLKKFKI from the coding sequence GTGAATTCTATTAGAAGAAAAATACTTATAGTATTCTCAACAATTATAATTTCTGCTGGAGCTTTTGTTGGATTTTTTCTGTATTTTTATTTATCAGCATCACTTGAAAGTCTAATTGAAGAAAATTCATTTTCCATTTTAGAACAACAGGCATCACAGGTAGAAATGTTCTTTAATTCGTTAATTCATGAAATGACACTTATCTCAAACAAAAAAATCTTTAAAAATATGAACATGACTGATTCAATTGCAATCTTAAAAAAAGATAATGAAATTTTAGATGATTACAGCATGTTATTTATAGCAGATAAAGATGGAAATGCCTACACAACAACAAATGTAAAAACCAATATTGCTGATAGAGATTACTTTAAAAAAATAATGAACGGAAACGATATTGCTATAAGCGACGTTTTAATATCAAAAGCCGACGGAACATCTATAATAGTTATTGCACATTCGATTAGAGATGAAAATAATAAAACCATAGGTTTAGTTGGTGGTACAATTTCTCTTGAAAAATTTCTGAATTTTGTTAGCACTTCAGCAGAAGGTAATTATAGTTTTATCTTAGATTCACACGGAACAATGATTGCACATACAATAAAGAAATTTATAGGAAGCAGTGTTTTTAATTTAAATTATAAAGGTTTAAGTGAAATTGCGCAAAAGATGATCAATGGTGAAAAAGGTTATGGTGAAATTACTGTTGAAAACAATCAAAAAAGAATATTAATCTATGCACCTATAAAATCAATGAATTGGTCTGTTGCAGTTTCAATTCCAAAAAGCGCTTTACTTGCAAAACTAAGAGGTATTGTTAATTTCTTTGTATTAATTGTAATTTTAGCTGCTTCAGTTGCAGTTATTGTTTCAATACTACTTGGAAATTCTATTGCTAAACCTCTTGAAAAACTCTCAAATGATGTTAAAAAATTTGGCGAAGGTGATTTAACCATTAAATTTAGCGCAAGAGGTAAAGATGAAATTGCAAGAATTGCAGAATCATTAAATTACATGGCAAATAATCTCAGAAATTATTTAATTAGTGTAAGAAAATCTGCTTCTGATCTGGAAGAATCAGCCGTAGAACTTGAAGAAAATGCAAGAATTCAGTCAACACAAATGGCAAAAATTACAGAAAAGACTGAAGATATGGATAAAAGCTCAAATTTAGTTTCTTCTTCCATTGAAGAAATGAATTCCGGAGTAGAAGAAATTTCCGCTTCAGCACAAAATATATCAGAAAATTCACAGAACTTATATGAAGAAGCAAAAGATGTTTCTCAAACTGCTACTGAAGGTAGCGAATCAATTTCAAAAATAATTACAACAATAACAAATGCTGTTAAACAGTCTGATATTACAATAAATACCGTTCAAAATCTCGCAAACAAAGCACAAAATATTGAACAGATAGTAGAAACAATAGAAAATATCACAGAACAAACTAATCTCCTTGCTTTAAACGCTGCAATAGAAGCAGCAAGGGCTGGAGAAGCCGGGAAAGGATTTGCTGTTGTTGCTGATGAAATAAGAAAATTAGCAGAAGAAAGTAAGAGGGCTACAGAACAAATTGCTGAAATATTAGGAGAAATAAAAGACGGTGCAGACGATGCAAGCGATGCTACATCAAAAACAGGTGAAATCATAAAAGATGTAGAAGCTGAGGCTAATATTGTTGCAGAGAAATTCTCAAATATTACTCAAAAAATCCAGAATATCACCGTAAATATAGAAAATCTCAGTGCAAGTGCTGAACAACAGGGTTCATCTACAGAAGAAATTGCAATGGGAATGGATAGGATTACACGGGAAATTATAAATATCTCAGATGAAATCACAGAAATTGCCGATTCAATTGAAAATCAAAATATAAGCTTGCAAAAATTAGAAGATATTACTGAAAGACTTTCTGAAAAAGCTCAAATCCTTGTAGATGGTTTAAAGAAATTTAAGATTTAA
- a CDS encoding DEAD/DEAH box helicase encodes MEKLVKFEDLGLSESTLKALKKKGFEEPTPIQEKVIPILLQEGIDVIGQAQTGTGKTAAFGLPLIEKLEPSKKVKALILTPTRELAIQVAEEINSLKGRKKLNILPIYGGQSIENQISRLKKGIDIVVGTPGRILDHIRRKTLDLKHVSYVILDEADEMLDMGFIDDVEEILSNTPEKKQILLFSATMPSRILKLAKKYMSNYKIISVKPEQLTTELTEQIYFEVNESDKFEALCRIIDIEPEFYGLVFCRTKVDVDTVSNRLIDRGYSAEALHGDLSQYQRERILRKFKTKRANILVATDVAARGIDISDLTHVINYSLPQNPESYVHRIGRTGRAGKEGTAITFVTPEEYRKLLFIKRISKSDIKKKRIPKIKDVIESKKNRIKTEINNILESETYENYLELANEMLENRNANEVLAAVLKYAFQDELDERNYNEIREVKGKSFVDKKGKTRLFVALGKDDGITKEKILKLIKDYTKLDNVRLRDVRILDKFSFITVSFEDAEIILESFKKKRRGRKPIIAKAKEKSRKAE; translated from the coding sequence ATGGAAAAGCTAGTAAAGTTTGAGGATTTAGGATTATCAGAAAGTACATTAAAGGCGTTAAAGAAAAAGGGGTTTGAGGAACCAACACCAATTCAGGAAAAGGTTATACCAATTCTTTTACAGGAAGGTATTGATGTAATTGGTCAGGCGCAGACTGGAACAGGTAAAACAGCAGCATTTGGATTACCGTTAATTGAAAAATTAGAACCTTCAAAAAAGGTAAAGGCTTTAATTTTAACTCCTACAAGGGAATTGGCTATTCAGGTTGCAGAGGAGATTAATTCTTTAAAAGGAAGAAAAAAGTTAAATATTCTTCCTATTTATGGTGGACAATCAATAGAAAACCAAATTTCAAGACTTAAAAAAGGTATTGATATCGTAGTTGGAACACCGGGAAGAATATTGGATCATATTAGAAGAAAAACATTGGATTTAAAACATGTTTCTTATGTAATTCTTGATGAAGCAGATGAGATGCTTGATATGGGATTTATAGATGATGTAGAGGAAATACTTTCAAATACACCAGAAAAAAAGCAAATACTTTTATTCTCAGCTACAATGCCATCAAGAATTTTAAAGCTTGCAAAAAAATATATGAGCAATTACAAGATAATTTCTGTAAAACCAGAACAATTAACAACGGAATTAACAGAGCAGATATATTTTGAGGTTAATGAATCAGATAAATTTGAGGCGTTATGTAGAATTATAGATATAGAACCAGAGTTTTACGGTCTTGTATTCTGTAGAACAAAGGTAGATGTTGATACTGTTTCAAACAGACTTATTGATAGGGGATATAGTGCAGAGGCATTACATGGAGATTTATCCCAATATCAAAGAGAAAGAATTTTAAGGAAATTCAAAACAAAGAGAGCAAATATTCTTGTAGCAACAGATGTTGCAGCAAGAGGTATTGATATTTCAGATTTGACACATGTAATAAATTATTCATTGCCTCAAAATCCTGAATCGTATGTTCATAGAATTGGAAGAACAGGAAGGGCAGGAAAAGAAGGAACAGCTATTACTTTTGTTACACCAGAAGAATATAGAAAGTTATTGTTTATAAAAAGAATTTCAAAAAGCGATATAAAGAAAAAGAGAATTCCTAAAATAAAGGATGTTATAGAATCAAAGAAAAATAGAATAAAAACAGAAATAAATAATATCCTTGAAAGCGAAACATATGAAAACTATCTTGAATTAGCAAATGAAATGCTCGAAAATAGAAATGCAAATGAAGTACTTGCAGCAGTATTAAAATATGCTTTTCAGGATGAACTTGATGAAAGAAATTATAATGAAATTAGAGAAGTTAAAGGAAAATCATTTGTTGATAAGAAAGGTAAAACAAGATTATTTGTAGCCCTTGGTAAAGATGACGGAATCACAAAGGAAAAAATATTAAAATTAATAAAAGATTATACAAAACTTGATAATGTTAGATTAAGAGATGTAAGGATACTCGATAAATTTTCTTTTATTACTGTGTCTTTTGAAGATGCAGAGATTATACTTGAATCTTTTAAAAAGAAAAGAAGAGGAAGAAAACCAATAATTGCGAAAGCAAAAGAAAAAAGCAGAAAGGCGGAATAA
- the aroQ gene encoding type II 3-dehydroquinate dehydratase — protein sequence MILIVNGPNLNMLGKRPKEIYGNFSYQDLLKLIEDWSEKNKIKTEVFQSNFEGEIINRLQKMDFDGLIINAGAYTHYSYAIKDALEIIDVPKIELHISNIYKREEFRKKSVIAPVCDGQITGLGLDGYILALEYLKKIIGKR from the coding sequence ATGATATTAATAGTTAATGGTCCTAACCTTAATATGTTAGGCAAACGCCCAAAAGAAATATATGGTAATTTTTCATATCAGGATCTTTTGAAATTGATCGAAGATTGGTCTGAAAAGAACAAAATAAAAACAGAAGTTTTTCAGTCAAATTTTGAAGGAGAAATTATTAACAGACTTCAGAAAATGGATTTTGATGGGCTTATAATTAATGCAGGTGCTTATACACACTATAGTTATGCAATTAAGGATGCTCTGGAAATAATTGATGTTCCTAAAATCGAATTGCATATTTCTAATATATATAAAAGAGAAGAATTTAGAAAGAAAAGTGTAATAGCCCCTGTATGCGATGGACAGATTACAGGGTTAGGACTCGATGGGTATATCCTGGCATTGGAATACCTGAAAAAAATCATAGGAAAGAGGTAG